The proteins below come from a single Natrinema sp. SYSU A 869 genomic window:
- a CDS encoding DUF6360 family protein — MSDRLMTVNADTTLDYVEGKAVGETFEWESVAVMNATADRKDPDAVRLQFELDNLSEEQLPKHMEELELTPTQARALAADLEKHAERVEGATE; from the coding sequence ATGTCTGATCGACTGATGACGGTCAACGCGGACACGACACTGGATTACGTCGAGGGAAAAGCAGTGGGTGAGACCTTCGAGTGGGAATCCGTCGCCGTCATGAACGCGACAGCCGACCGCAAGGATCCAGATGCGGTTCGTCTCCAGTTCGAACTCGACAATCTCTCCGAGGAACAGTTGCCTAAACACATGGAAGAACTCGAGTTGACGCCGACGCAGGCCCGCGCGCTCGCCGCGGATCTCGAGAAACACGCCGAGCGCGTCGAAGGCGCGACGGAGTAG
- a CDS encoding ferritin-like domain-containing protein, whose protein sequence is MSMDTIQDLFEHGLEDIYRAEHQLLDALEELEGNTERDEISQAFSEHREETQEQIDRLEEVFDMFGEPPEKEECEGIEGLLEEYEEFTSMDPAQDVMDYHNMAAAEKTEHYEIAAYGNLIPLADQLGMGEAADLLEENLREEQDALDELTELTEGFEMDAIPAE, encoded by the coding sequence ATGAGTATGGACACCATTCAGGATCTGTTCGAGCACGGCCTCGAAGATATCTATCGCGCGGAGCATCAGCTCCTCGATGCGCTCGAGGAACTCGAGGGAAACACCGAACGCGACGAAATCTCGCAGGCGTTTTCGGAACACCGCGAGGAGACACAGGAGCAGATCGACCGGCTCGAGGAGGTCTTTGACATGTTCGGTGAACCACCGGAGAAAGAGGAATGTGAGGGAATCGAAGGGCTTCTCGAGGAGTACGAGGAGTTCACGTCGATGGACCCTGCACAGGACGTGATGGATTACCACAACATGGCGGCCGCCGAGAAGACTGAACACTACGAGATCGCCGCCTACGGGAACCTGATCCCGCTCGCGGACCAGCTCGGGATGGGCGAGGCAGCCGATCTCCTCGAGGAGAACCTTCGGGAGGAGCAAGACGCCCTCGACGAGCTGACGGAACTGACCGAAGGCTTCGAGATGGACGCGATCCCGGCCGAGTGA
- a CDS encoding DUF2267 domain-containing protein, whose protein sequence is MAGEQAGTLAIDLPRDLRSPLTDIDEMALKFDRDEVLGRIAARADVEKDDATAMMRAIVDVLHETSANLELQNGTQPPGKFDQAFDRQ, encoded by the coding sequence GTGGCCGGCGAGCAAGCCGGCACCCTCGCGATTGACCTCCCACGGGACCTTCGATCGCCGCTAACCGATATCGACGAGATGGCACTCAAGTTTGACCGAGACGAGGTCCTCGGTCGAATTGCAGCCCGTGCCGACGTCGAAAAGGACGATGCGACGGCTATGATGCGCGCAATCGTCGACGTGCTCCATGAAACCAGTGCCAATCTCGAGCTGCAGAACGGAACCCAACCCCCGGGCAAGTTCGATCAGGCATTTGATCGGCAGTAA